The following are from one region of the Silene latifolia isolate original U9 population chromosome 9, ASM4854445v1, whole genome shotgun sequence genome:
- the LOC141600819 gene encoding uncharacterized protein LOC141600819: MHNHGVGLFGLIETKIKPTNLLNKNTSLCDVWSITTNCSWHKGGRIWVFWKPDLFDLQFLSYDAQYIHMHVHSRVDNKRFYLTMIYAFNNLNDRIALWSFLKLQSQTCVSPWLWLGDFNAVLSPIERLGGSTTEAEMEHFQECVSLCGMEDINATWALYTWSNKQEPTARVYSRLDRAMGNQEWLDEFGDYIAHFHPEGLFDHCPCTVVNRKAEFDGRRSFKYFNMWGAAESFKE, from the coding sequence ATGCATAATCATGGGGTTGGCTTGTTTGGCCTTATTGAAACTAAGATTAAACCTACTAATCTTCTTAATAAGAATACTTCTCTTTGTGATGTTTGGAGTATTACTACTAACTGTAGTTGGCATAAGGGTGGGAGGATTTGGGTGTTCTGGAAACCAGATCTCTTTGATTTGCAGTTCTTGTCATATGATGCTCAATATATTCATATGCATGTCCACTCTAGAGTTGATAATAAGAGGTTTTACCTTACTATGATTTATGCATTCAATAACTTGAATGATAGAATTGCCTTATGGAGTTTTTTGAAGTTGCAATCTCAGACCTGTGTGTCTCCTTGGTTATGGTTGGGGGACTTCAATGCTGTTTTATCTCCTATTGAGAGACTGGGAGGTTCCACTACTGAAGCAGAAATGGAGCATTTTCAGGAGTGTGTCTCCCTTTGTGGTATGGAGGACATTAATGCTACATGGGCTTTATATACTTGGTCTAATAAGCAGGAACCTACTGCTAGAGTATACAGTAGGTTAGATAGAGCTATGGGCAATCAGGAATGGCTTGATGAATTTGGTGATTATATAGCTCATTTCCATCCTGAGGGTTTGTTTGATCATTGCCCGTGTACTGTGGTGAATAGGAAAGCTGAATTTGATGGTAGAAGAAGCTTCAAGTATTTTAACATGTGGGGTGCAGCTGAGTCCTTCAAGGAATAG